Proteins encoded within one genomic window of Brienomyrus brachyistius isolate T26 chromosome 22, BBRACH_0.4, whole genome shotgun sequence:
- the jmjd8 gene encoding jmjC domain-containing protein 8 isoform X1, with protein MKCNPVIFVVYFNLFGILARTEFPGDDGGWCSHADSSLTDEGPCTIDIWDTSLTYKQFIQGYAYTKPVIIRGLSDNTEFRLMCSKDHLLREFGERRVRLSTANTFSYHKAWSDVLPPFTVDVPFQEFVEYLLKPQSLSALGSETLYFFGDNNFTEWHSLFEKYHSPSYVLPHTRGAYSFGIAGPGTGVPFHWHGPGYSEVIHGRKRWFLYPPNHEPKFHPNRTTLSWVTETYPTLTATQRPLECTIRPGEVLYFPDLWWHATLNLDTSVFISTFLG; from the exons atgaaatgtaatcCAGTTATTTTTGTAgtttatttcaatttatttGGGATACTTGCTAGAACTGAGTTTCCAGGTGACGATGGAGGCTG GTGCTCGCATGCAGATTCCAGCTTGACTGATGAGGGTCCCTGCACTATTGACATATGGGACACCTCGCTGACCTATAAACAGTTTATCCAGGG GTATGCCTACACCAAACCAGTTATTATCAGAGGGTTGTCCGATAATACG GAGTTCCGGCTGATGTGCTCAAAGGACCATCTCCTGCGAGAGTTTGGGGAGCGGCGGGTCAGACTAAGCACAGCTAACACCTTCTCTTACCACAAAG CCTGGTCTGATGTCCTGCCTCCCTTCACAGTGGATGTTCCATTCCAGGAGTTTGTGGAATACCTGCTGAAGCCTCAGTCTCTCAGTGCTCTCGGAAGTG AAACCCTCTATTTTTTCGGAGACAACAATTTCACAGAATGGCATAGCCTGTTTGAGAAGTACCACTCACCAAGTTACGTTCTACCACATACCAGGGGGGCCTATAGCTTTGGAATCGCAG GTCCAGGAACCGGAGTGCCTTTCCACTGGCATGGTCCAGGGTATTCTGAGGTCATCCATGGCAGAAAG CGCTGGTTCCTCTACCCCCCCAACCACGAGCCAAAGTTCCACCCCAACCGCACCACCTTGTCTTGGGTCACAGAGACTTACCCAACCTTGACAGCCACCCAAAGACCCTTGGAGTGCACCATCCGACCAGGGGAG GTTCTCTACTTCCCTGACCTCTGGTGGCATGCCACACTCAACCTGGACACTAGTGTCTTCATCTCCACTTTCCTGGGGTGA
- the LOC125718126 gene encoding V-type proton ATPase 16 kDa proteolipid subunit c, translated as MSSTSPEYSPFFGVMGASAAMVFSALGAAYGTAKSGTGIAAMSVMRPELIMKSIIPVVMAGIIAIYGLVVAVLIANNLSENVTLFKSFLHLGAGLSVGLSGLAAGFAIGIVGDAGVRGTAQQPRLFVGMILILIFAEVLGLYGLIVALILSTK; from the exons ATGTCCTCCACGAGCCCCGAGTACTCGCCGTTCTTCGGGGTGATGGGCGCCTCCGCAGCCATGGTGTTCAGCG CTCTAGGTGCAGCTTATGGCACAGCCAAGAGCGGCACTGGCATCGCTGCCATGTCAGTGATGAGGCCAGAGCTGATCATGAAGTCCATCATCCCCGTGGTCATGGCAGGTATCATTGCCATCTACGGTCTGGTGGTCGCAGTACTGATCGCCAACAACCTGTCTGAGAACGTCACCCTTTTCAA GAGTTTCCTGCACCTGGGAGCAGGATTGAGCGTGGGACTGAGCGGCCTGGCCGCCGGATTCGCCATCGGCATCGTGGGAGACGCCGGAGTTCGCGGCACTGCACAGCAGCCGCGCCTCTTCGTTGGCATGATCCTCATCCTGATCTTTGCTGAAGTTCTGGGGCTCTATGGTCTCATTGTAGCCCTCATTCTGTCCACGAAATAA
- the amdhd2 gene encoding N-acetylglucosamine-6-phosphate deacetylase, with amino-acid sequence MPSNKSVSEEPITQFVNCRILRGHQLQREDLWVREGKILNPEKLFFDEEGYADHQVDCEGKILAPGFIDVQINGGYGVDFSQGCDVRGGVALLSKRLLEHGVTSFCPTVVTSPPHIYHKVLPEMEIHDGGAEGAGVLGVHLEGPFISREKRGAHPEHCLRGFQQGSLSDLLEVYGSLDNVSIVTLAPELPGSLTVIQELVKRGVTVSLGHSVADLSQAEQAVQQGATFITHLFNAMLPFHHRDPGIVGLLTSDQLPPDCTVFYGMIADGIHTNPAALRIAHRAHPSGLVLVTDAITAMGLPPGHHTLGQQHIQIDGLHAYVAGTNILCGSIATMDMCVRHFQQASGCSVEAALEAASLHPAQLLGISEHKGTLDYGSDADFVLLDDSLNVKATYIGGEEVWRK; translated from the exons ATGCCATCTAACAAGTCTGTTTCTGAAGAGCCGATCACACAGTTCGTTAACTGCAGAATCCTGAGGGGCCACCAGCTGCAGAG GGAGGACCTGTGGGTTCGAGAAGGGAAAATCCTAAATCCAGAAAAGCTGTTCTTTGATGAGGAAGGCTATGCAGATCACCAGGTGGACTGTGAGGGCAAAATACTTGCCCCAGGTTTCATTGATGTTCAGATCAATG GTGGCTATGGAGTTGATTTCTCACAAGGATGTGATGTCCGTGGCGGCGTGGCCTTGTTGTCCAAGCGGCTCTTGGAGCATGGTGTGACCTCCTTCTGCCCCACAGTGGTGACCTCCCCACCTCACATCTATCACAAG GTCCTCCCAGAGATGGAAATTCATGATGGAGGAGCTGAAGGAGCAGGGGTCTTGG GCGTTCATCTGGAAGGCCCGTTCATCAGCAGGGAGAAGCGGGGAGCCCACCCAGAGCACTGCTTACGCGGCTTCCAGCAGGGGAGTCTCTCAGACTTACTAGAGGTCTACGGCAGCCTGGACAATGTGTCCATAGTCACGCTGGCACCAGAGCTTCCGGGCAGCCTGACTGTAATCCAAGAATTGGTGAAGAGGGGGGTGACTGTGTCTCTGG GGCATTCAGTGGCAGACCtgtcccaggcagaacaggctgtccagcagggggcaaccTTCATCACGCACCTCTTCAATGCCATGCTTCCG TTTCATCATCGGGATCCTGGCATTGTGGGGCTCTTGACAAGTGATCAACTTCCACCAGATTGCACAGTTTTTTACGGGATGATTGCGGATGGCATTCACACGAATCCTGCCGCCCTTCGAATAGCCCATCGTGCTCACCCTTCAG GCTTGGTGCTGGTGACAGATGCCATCACAGCCATGGGGTTGCCCCCAGGACATCACACCCTCGGCCAGCAGCACATCCAGATCGACGGGCTGCATGCTTATGTTGCAG GTACCAACATCCTGTGTGGGAGCATCGCCACCATGGACATGTGCGTCAGACACTTCCAACAGGCCTCTG GATGCTCAGTGGAAGCTGCACTGGAGGCTGCCTCTCTACATCCAGCCCAGCTGCTGGGGATCAGTGAACATAAAGGCACCCTGGACTATGGCTCAGATGCAG ACTTTGTCCTACTGGATGATTCCTTGAATGTGAAAGCTACCTACATAGGTGGAGAAGAGGTTTGGCGGaagtga
- the jmjd8 gene encoding jmjC domain-containing protein 8 isoform X2, whose translation MKCNPVIFVVYFNLFGILARTEFPGDDGGWCSHADSSLTDEGPCTIDIWDTSLTYKQFIQGYAYTKPVIIRGLSDNTEFRLMCSKDHLLREFGERRVRLSTANTFSYHKVDVPFQEFVEYLLKPQSLSALGSETLYFFGDNNFTEWHSLFEKYHSPSYVLPHTRGAYSFGIAGPGTGVPFHWHGPGYSEVIHGRKRWFLYPPNHEPKFHPNRTTLSWVTETYPTLTATQRPLECTIRPGEVLYFPDLWWHATLNLDTSVFISTFLG comes from the exons atgaaatgtaatcCAGTTATTTTTGTAgtttatttcaatttatttGGGATACTTGCTAGAACTGAGTTTCCAGGTGACGATGGAGGCTG GTGCTCGCATGCAGATTCCAGCTTGACTGATGAGGGTCCCTGCACTATTGACATATGGGACACCTCGCTGACCTATAAACAGTTTATCCAGGG GTATGCCTACACCAAACCAGTTATTATCAGAGGGTTGTCCGATAATACG GAGTTCCGGCTGATGTGCTCAAAGGACCATCTCCTGCGAGAGTTTGGGGAGCGGCGGGTCAGACTAAGCACAGCTAACACCTTCTCTTACCACAAAG TGGATGTTCCATTCCAGGAGTTTGTGGAATACCTGCTGAAGCCTCAGTCTCTCAGTGCTCTCGGAAGTG AAACCCTCTATTTTTTCGGAGACAACAATTTCACAGAATGGCATAGCCTGTTTGAGAAGTACCACTCACCAAGTTACGTTCTACCACATACCAGGGGGGCCTATAGCTTTGGAATCGCAG GTCCAGGAACCGGAGTGCCTTTCCACTGGCATGGTCCAGGGTATTCTGAGGTCATCCATGGCAGAAAG CGCTGGTTCCTCTACCCCCCCAACCACGAGCCAAAGTTCCACCCCAACCGCACCACCTTGTCTTGGGTCACAGAGACTTACCCAACCTTGACAGCCACCCAAAGACCCTTGGAGTGCACCATCCGACCAGGGGAG GTTCTCTACTTCCCTGACCTCTGGTGGCATGCCACACTCAACCTGGACACTAGTGTCTTCATCTCCACTTTCCTGGGGTGA